The Chryseobacterium nakagawai genome has a segment encoding these proteins:
- a CDS encoding Crp/Fnr family transcriptional regulator, with translation MPQEQQIAIEERFARVFNDKSFKERLSSADFEKYINGKKRLSFQKHDTIFEDGETPKGVFVLENGAAKLSKSGAFGKDQILRFIKEGDIIGYRSLLCGENFQAKAEAMTDIECVFLPADIFMYLLEVDPQLSFVMLQKISYELGESSNTITFLAQKTVRERLAEILLLLEQKLGVDPEGFIKISLTREEIANIIGTATESAIRLISEFKQDSLIEVDGRNIKILNHDKLMKLGHVVL, from the coding sequence ATGCCGCAGGAACAACAGATAGCCATTGAAGAGAGGTTCGCCAGAGTTTTTAATGATAAATCTTTTAAGGAAAGACTTTCTAGCGCAGATTTTGAAAAATATATTAACGGTAAAAAAAGATTGAGTTTTCAGAAACACGATACTATTTTTGAAGATGGAGAGACTCCAAAAGGGGTGTTTGTACTTGAAAATGGGGCCGCTAAACTTTCAAAATCAGGTGCATTTGGGAAAGATCAGATTTTAAGATTTATTAAAGAAGGGGATATTATCGGCTATCGTTCTTTGCTTTGCGGGGAAAACTTCCAAGCTAAAGCAGAAGCCATGACAGACATTGAGTGTGTTTTCTTACCAGCAGATATCTTTATGTATCTTCTAGAGGTAGATCCGCAATTGTCTTTCGTAATGCTTCAAAAAATTTCTTACGAATTAGGAGAATCTTCCAATACCATTACGTTCCTTGCCCAGAAAACGGTAAGAGAAAGGCTGGCTGAAATATTGCTGCTTTTGGAACAGAAATTAGGAGTAGATCCTGAAGGATTTATCAAAATTTCATTAACAAGAGAAGAAATTGCCAACATTATTGGTACGGCTACAGAAAGCGCCATCCGTTTGATCTCAGAATTCAAACAGGATAGCCTGATAGAAGTTGACGGACGAAACATCAAGATTCTAAATCACGATAAACTCATGAAACTCGGTCACGTAGTTTTATAA
- a CDS encoding RluA family pseudouridine synthase yields MKEQIVYEDNHLLVVNKKVGQLVQGDKTGDESLLESIKNFIKIRDAKPGNVFLGLVHRIDRPTSGLVIYAKTSKALSRLTQMVKNREVKKTYWAVVGKEIIPQSQRLVHYLKKNEKNNKAIVFPKVTEGAKEAILAYNVIKTLDNYLLLEIDLETGRHHQIRAQLSKTGIPIKGDLKYGSPRSNPDGGINLHARKLEFIHPVTKEEIEIIAPVPQNDAVWRACEE; encoded by the coding sequence ATGAAGGAGCAGATTGTATATGAAGACAACCACCTTCTGGTAGTGAACAAAAAAGTTGGTCAGCTTGTACAAGGTGACAAGACTGGTGATGAATCACTATTGGAATCTATTAAGAATTTTATAAAAATAAGAGATGCTAAGCCGGGAAATGTTTTTCTCGGCTTGGTTCATCGTATAGACCGCCCTACTTCAGGTTTGGTCATTTATGCTAAAACTTCAAAAGCGCTTTCCCGTCTTACTCAAATGGTGAAGAATCGTGAAGTTAAAAAGACTTATTGGGCCGTAGTGGGAAAAGAGATAATTCCACAAAGCCAAAGACTCGTTCATTATTTAAAGAAGAATGAGAAGAATAATAAGGCGATTGTTTTTCCAAAAGTTACAGAAGGAGCTAAGGAAGCTATCCTGGCCTATAATGTTATAAAGACTTTGGATAATTATCTGCTTCTTGAAATAGATCTTGAAACGGGAAGGCACCATCAGATAAGAGCTCAGCTATCTAAGACAGGCATTCCAATCAAAGGAGACTTAAAATATGGTTCTCCGCGTTCCAATCCGGATGGAGGAATTAATCTTCATGCAAGGAAATTGGAATTTATTCATCCTGTAACCAAAGAAGAAATAGAAATTATAGCTCCTGTTCCGCAGAATGATGCTGTTTGGAGGGCTTGTGAAGAATAA
- a CDS encoding heavy metal translocating P-type ATPase encodes MSENCFHCGQGIEKERILFDEKTFCCNGCKSVYEILNINNLSNFYELNKGAGIRPGDENSTQFDYLDTPEIFEKVTDFSEGNTSLVTFKIPVIHCSSCIWLLESLHTLNPYIKYSQVNFTRKTLQISFNHNDLKLSELANFLTNLGYKPVISLETAEKNVDHLDKSLLIKFAIAGFAFGNGMFLAFPEYVGGEDYWMEHYKGLFRVLMFLLACPVVFYSASDYYKSAWYGLKNKIVNIDVPIVLGIFVLFGRSIYEVATDYGPGYFDTLCGLLFFMLMGKLFQKRTYSALSYDRDYKSFYPIAVTKVDFEGKQENILLSEIKVGDRILVRNQEIIPVDAILINGEGNIDNSFITGESESISKQPGDKIFAGGKQIGSSLELEVIKDVDQSYLTQLWNKEAFKKHETGLDTLTNNISKYFTFIILGIALISGIYWAFIDLEKMFQVVSAILIIACPCALALSAPFTFGHIMRILGRNKFYVKDTLTIEKIAKLDTIVFDKTGTITHRKRSNIKFEGSEISEFDQLNIKTLLKNSNHPLSKSLYEFIEVNDDYFPVEDFQEISGKGYLANVRGNLYKIGSARYNNQEPKNLETAVYISKNDEFLGKFIFKNEYRPKLKDLFKKLTHYKIFILSGDNSSEENQLKELIPNYKGMAFNQSPEDKLNYIRNLQDQNMKVAMLGDGLNDAGALKQSNVGIAIADDTNSFTPSSDVIMNGEKVVTLDNYLNVCKGSITIVKMTFIISFLYNIVGLSYAVTGHMHPLFAALIMPASSITVVTFTTVSTWILGRKYFKKQA; translated from the coding sequence GTGAGCGAGAACTGTTTTCATTGTGGTCAAGGTATAGAAAAAGAGAGAATTTTGTTTGATGAAAAGACTTTCTGTTGCAATGGCTGTAAGTCTGTTTATGAAATTCTGAATATAAATAATTTAAGTAATTTCTATGAACTTAATAAAGGGGCAGGAATTCGTCCGGGTGATGAAAATTCTACCCAGTTCGATTATTTAGATACTCCGGAAATTTTTGAAAAAGTTACCGATTTCTCTGAAGGAAACACCAGTCTTGTCACATTCAAGATTCCTGTAATTCACTGTTCCTCTTGCATCTGGTTACTGGAAAGCCTTCATACCCTGAATCCTTATATTAAATATTCTCAGGTTAACTTCACAAGAAAGACCTTACAGATCTCATTCAACCATAACGATCTAAAATTAAGCGAACTTGCTAATTTCCTAACCAATTTAGGATATAAACCCGTTATCAGCCTTGAAACTGCTGAGAAAAATGTTGACCATCTTGACAAATCACTTCTTATAAAGTTTGCGATTGCAGGTTTTGCTTTCGGAAACGGGATGTTTTTAGCATTCCCAGAATATGTGGGTGGGGAAGACTACTGGATGGAACATTACAAAGGTCTTTTCAGGGTTCTGATGTTCTTATTAGCCTGCCCCGTTGTATTTTATTCCGCTTCAGATTATTACAAATCCGCTTGGTACGGATTAAAAAATAAAATTGTCAACATTGACGTTCCTATTGTATTAGGGATATTTGTTCTTTTCGGAAGAAGTATTTACGAAGTAGCAACAGATTACGGTCCCGGATATTTTGACACCCTTTGCGGACTTCTGTTCTTTATGCTGATGGGGAAACTGTTCCAAAAAAGAACCTATAGTGCTCTTTCTTATGACAGAGATTACAAATCATTCTACCCTATTGCTGTAACCAAGGTAGACTTTGAAGGAAAACAGGAAAACATTCTCCTTTCCGAAATAAAAGTTGGAGACAGAATATTAGTTAGAAACCAGGAAATCATCCCGGTAGACGCCATCCTTATCAACGGAGAAGGAAACATTGACAACAGTTTTATCACAGGAGAAAGTGAAAGTATCAGCAAACAACCGGGAGACAAAATTTTTGCTGGTGGAAAACAGATAGGATCATCTCTGGAACTGGAGGTGATTAAGGATGTTGATCAGAGTTATCTTACTCAGCTCTGGAATAAAGAGGCCTTCAAGAAACACGAAACGGGTCTTGATACTCTAACCAACAATATCAGTAAATACTTTACATTCATCATCTTAGGAATTGCTCTTATTTCTGGAATTTACTGGGCATTCATCGATTTAGAGAAAATGTTCCAGGTTGTTTCAGCAATTCTCATCATTGCTTGTCCTTGTGCGCTTGCACTATCTGCACCCTTCACTTTCGGACACATTATGAGAATTTTAGGTCGAAATAAATTTTATGTAAAAGACACACTAACGATTGAAAAAATCGCCAAATTAGATACTATTGTTTTTGATAAAACCGGAACCATCACTCACAGAAAAAGATCAAACATTAAGTTTGAAGGTTCTGAAATCAGCGAATTTGACCAACTGAATATCAAAACATTATTAAAGAACTCCAACCACCCTCTTTCTAAATCACTTTATGAATTCATTGAAGTGAATGATGATTATTTCCCCGTGGAAGACTTCCAGGAAATCTCAGGAAAAGGGTACTTGGCAAACGTAAGAGGAAATCTTTATAAAATCGGCTCTGCCCGTTATAACAATCAAGAGCCTAAAAACCTAGAAACCGCTGTTTATATCAGCAAAAATGATGAATTCCTAGGCAAGTTTATCTTTAAGAATGAATACAGACCTAAACTTAAAGATCTATTCAAGAAACTCACCCACTACAAAATATTTATTCTGAGTGGAGATAATTCCTCAGAGGAAAATCAGCTTAAAGAGCTCATTCCAAACTACAAAGGAATGGCTTTCAACCAAAGCCCGGAAGACAAACTGAACTACATTAGAAATCTTCAGGATCAGAACATGAAAGTAGCCATGCTTGGTGATGGACTCAATGATGCAGGAGCCCTAAAGCAGAGCAATGTAGGAATTGCCATTGCTGATGACACCAACAGCTTTACCCCTTCTTCTGACGTTATCATGAATGGTGAAAAAGTAGTGACTTTAGATAACTATCTGAATGTCTGCAAAGGCTCCATCACCATTGTGAAAATGACATTTATAATTAGTTTTCTTTACAATATCGTTGGGTTAAGTTACGCAGTTACAGGGCACATGCATCCGCTTTTCGCGGCTCTCATCATGCCAGCAAGCTCCATCACGGTAGTTACATTTACGACAGTTTCAACATGGATACTGGGTCGCAAATACTTCAAAAAACAGGCTTAA
- the thiS gene encoding sulfur carrier protein ThiS: protein MELIINHTRKTFDVLPENLEALLAMELPGKKKGIAVALNNRIVPLSAWAETPLNNQDSILIITATQGG, encoded by the coding sequence ATGGAACTTATAATCAACCACACCCGAAAAACATTTGATGTACTTCCTGAAAACCTGGAAGCATTATTGGCTATGGAATTACCTGGAAAAAAGAAGGGTATTGCCGTAGCACTCAACAACCGTATTGTTCCGCTGTCAGCCTGGGCGGAGACTCCTCTTAACAATCAAGATTCAATTTTAATCATTACTGCCACTCAGGGCGGATAA
- the ccoS gene encoding cbb3-type cytochrome oxidase assembly protein CcoS, with amino-acid sequence MDILYLMIVCSVSLAAIFLVVFIVYARKGQFEDDESPAVRILFDDEVKEKDETGDKDKDEKEIGENNKN; translated from the coding sequence ATGGATATTCTATATTTAATGATCGTCTGCAGTGTTTCTTTAGCTGCGATCTTCCTGGTCGTATTTATAGTGTATGCCAGAAAAGGACAGTTTGAAGACGACGAATCTCCTGCTGTCAGAATCCTTTTCGATGACGAAGTCAAGGAAAAAGATGAAACTGGCGACAAAGATAAAGACGAGAAAGAAATAGGAGAAAATAATAAAAATTGA
- the panB gene encoding 3-methyl-2-oxobutanoate hydroxymethyltransferase: MSVHSEIKKVTTETLRKMKFDKEKITMLTAYDFTTAKMVDAGGVDAILIGDSAANVMAGFETTLPITLDQMIYHAQSVVRGTDRALVVADLPFGTYQSNPEKALESAVRMMKEGGAHAVKIEGGKEISKSIKKIINAGIPVMGHLGLTPQSIYKFGTYKVRAKEEAEAEKLIADAQLLEELGCFSVVLEKIPAELAKKVTESISIPTIGIGAGADCDGQVLVYHDMVGMNKGFSPKFLRRYLDLYTEITGAVSQYVKDVKSIEFPNQNESY; this comes from the coding sequence ATGTCTGTTCACTCTGAAATTAAAAAAGTTACGACTGAAACCTTGCGCAAAATGAAATTCGACAAGGAAAAAATAACAATGCTTACTGCTTATGATTTTACCACGGCAAAGATGGTAGATGCAGGTGGAGTAGATGCTATTTTGATTGGAGACTCTGCAGCGAATGTAATGGCGGGTTTTGAAACTACGCTACCTATTACATTAGACCAAATGATCTACCATGCTCAAAGTGTGGTAAGAGGAACCGACAGAGCTTTGGTGGTAGCAGATCTACCATTCGGAACGTATCAGAGTAATCCTGAAAAAGCATTAGAGTCTGCAGTAAGAATGATGAAAGAAGGAGGCGCGCATGCCGTGAAAATTGAAGGCGGAAAAGAGATTTCAAAATCTATTAAGAAAATAATCAATGCCGGAATTCCTGTAATGGGACACTTAGGATTAACTCCACAGTCTATTTATAAATTCGGAACGTATAAAGTAAGAGCAAAAGAAGAGGCAGAAGCTGAAAAGCTGATTGCTGATGCACAGCTTTTAGAAGAATTGGGATGCTTCTCTGTTGTATTGGAAAAAATTCCTGCAGAATTAGCTAAAAAAGTTACTGAGAGTATTTCTATTCCTACAATAGGAATTGGTGCAGGAGCAGACTGTGATGGTCAGGTTTTAGTGTATCATGATATGGTAGGAATGAATAAAGGGTTCAGTCCAAAATTTTTAAGAAGATATCTTGATCTTTACACAGAAATTACTGGAGCAGTGTCTCAATATGTAAAAGATGTGAAGAGCATAGAGTTCCCTAACCAAAACGAAAGTTATTAA